From the Priestia koreensis genome, one window contains:
- a CDS encoding aldehyde dehydrogenase has translation MIGEQTLEDVKALVEKQKIFFRSGETRPLAFRVQALEKLGAVVRQNEARIIHALKKDLNKSEAEAYTTEIGILLEEINFTLKHLKKWMAPEKVKTAKTHIGSKGYKIAEPYGVTLIIAPWNYPFQLQLSPLVGAIAAGNTAILKPSELTPHTSHLMASLMKEAFLEKYVVVVEGGVKTTQHLLEQPFDYIFFTGSVPVGKVIMEAAANQLIPVTLELGGKSPCIVDETADIALAAKRIAFGKLTNAGQTCIAPDYLFVHEQVREAFIREYIKVVQEFYGKDAIGNEKYVKIVNDRHFNRLKEYLQDGEILYGGRADEEVEKIEPTLLVPRNHNVPVMTEEIFGPIFPVLSYSDMETVVDFILKRPKPLALYMFTTNKENERKVMDEISFGGGCVNDTLMHIATPYLPFGGVGESGIGSYHGESSFTTFSHYKSVLKQTNKFDFSFRYPNAKNGLKIIKKLLK, from the coding sequence ATGATAGGGGAGCAGACGCTAGAAGATGTGAAGGCGTTGGTCGAGAAACAAAAAATATTCTTTCGAAGCGGTGAAACAAGACCTCTTGCGTTCCGAGTTCAAGCACTAGAAAAGCTAGGAGCGGTCGTACGACAAAATGAAGCTCGAATTATTCATGCATTAAAAAAAGATCTGAATAAGTCGGAGGCAGAGGCGTACACAACGGAAATTGGCATTTTATTAGAAGAAATTAATTTTACCTTAAAGCACTTGAAGAAGTGGATGGCACCTGAAAAGGTCAAAACGGCTAAAACACATATTGGTTCAAAAGGCTACAAAATTGCCGAGCCGTATGGTGTTACGCTCATTATTGCGCCTTGGAATTATCCGTTTCAGCTACAACTCTCACCGCTTGTGGGCGCCATTGCAGCAGGAAATACGGCTATTTTAAAACCATCTGAATTAACACCGCACACGTCACACTTAATGGCTTCGCTAATGAAAGAAGCTTTTTTAGAGAAATATGTCGTTGTTGTTGAAGGTGGTGTCAAAACAACGCAGCATCTGTTAGAGCAGCCGTTTGATTATATTTTCTTTACAGGAAGCGTTCCTGTTGGAAAGGTGATTATGGAAGCAGCGGCCAACCAGCTCATACCCGTTACCCTAGAGCTAGGTGGGAAAAGTCCGTGCATTGTAGATGAGACAGCCGACATTGCGCTAGCAGCAAAACGCATCGCATTTGGAAAGTTAACGAATGCGGGGCAAACGTGCATCGCACCTGACTATTTGTTTGTTCATGAACAGGTTCGTGAGGCGTTTATTAGAGAGTATATAAAAGTGGTTCAAGAGTTTTATGGCAAAGATGCAATCGGCAATGAGAAATACGTCAAAATCGTTAACGATCGCCATTTTAATCGATTAAAAGAGTACTTGCAGGACGGAGAGATTTTATACGGTGGACGAGCAGATGAAGAGGTTGAAAAAATTGAACCAACGCTGCTTGTGCCGCGAAATCATAATGTCCCTGTGATGACAGAAGAAATATTCGGGCCGATTTTTCCTGTTTTGAGCTACAGCGATATGGAAACGGTTGTTGATTTTATTCTAAAACGACCAAAGCCACTGGCGCTCTACATGTTCACGACGAATAAGGAGAACGAGCGTAAGGTGATGGACGAGATTTCATTTGGGGGAGGCTGTGTGAACGACACGCTTATGCATATTGCTACTCCATACTTACCTTTTGGTGGAGTAGGTGAGAGTGGAATCGGAAGTTATCACGGTGAATCAAGTTTTACTACTTTTTCACATTATAAAAGTGTGCTAAAGCAAACAAACAAATTTGATTTTAGCTTTCGCTATCCAAATGCAAAAAACGGGTTGAAAATTATTAAGAAGCTGTTGAAGTAG
- a CDS encoding SDR family NAD(P)-dependent oxidoreductase: MKKGTVLITGASGGIGKELATHFSKEGHSLVLVARSAEKLAEVKQNLEARYGANVILFIRDLSDPDQIQQLHQELQERGIIIDYLVNNAGFGLFGEFTETDTEKELNMIDLNIRSLTHLSKLFLPGMVERRSGGILNVASSAAFQPGPLMAVYYATKAYVLSLSEALENEVKGTGVTIMALCPGPTDTGFSNRADLGKSKLFQSGVMDVETVAEIGYKQFKAGKTIVIPGFKNRVMANSVKFLPRKWVTAIVRKVQAKA; the protein is encoded by the coding sequence ATGAAAAAAGGAACGGTTTTAATTACGGGAGCATCAGGTGGAATTGGGAAGGAGTTGGCCACACATTTTTCCAAAGAGGGGCATTCGCTTGTTCTCGTCGCACGAAGCGCAGAAAAATTAGCTGAAGTAAAGCAGAATTTAGAGGCTCGGTATGGGGCAAATGTCATACTATTCATAAGAGATTTATCTGATCCAGATCAAATTCAGCAATTGCATCAAGAACTTCAGGAGCGGGGCATCATTATTGATTATTTAGTCAATAACGCAGGATTCGGTCTGTTTGGAGAATTTACAGAAACGGATACAGAAAAAGAATTGAATATGATTGATTTGAATATTCGTTCATTAACTCATTTAAGCAAGCTGTTTTTGCCAGGAATGGTGGAACGACGAAGTGGTGGGATACTAAACGTAGCGTCTAGTGCAGCCTTCCAGCCAGGCCCTTTAATGGCAGTCTATTATGCAACAAAAGCGTATGTTCTTTCTCTTAGTGAAGCATTGGAAAACGAAGTGAAGGGAACAGGGGTTACGATTATGGCTTTGTGCCCTGGTCCGACAGATACTGGCTTTTCAAACCGCGCTGATTTAGGGAAGTCAAAATTGTTTCAAAGCGGCGTGATGGATGTTGAAACCGTAGCAGAAATTGGCTATAAACAGTTCAAAGCTGGTAAAACGATTGTTATTCCAGGCTTTAAAAATCGCGTAATGGCAAATTCGGTTAAATTTTTGCCAAGAAAATGGGTGACAGCTATTGTTCGAAAGGTCCAAGCTAAAGCATAA
- a CDS encoding GNAT family N-acetyltransferase has product MEQLKKLFPSDVYRLSVADFNHRAIHLYKKIGFSEVERFQHKNVPFIVMSM; this is encoded by the coding sequence ATGGAGCAGTTAAAGAAGCTGTTTCCATCAGACGTTTATCGATTGTCCGTAGCTGATTTCAATCACCGTGCGATTCACTTGTATAAAAAGATTGGTTTTTCCGAGGTGGAGCGTTTTCAACATAAAAACGTACCGTTCATCGTTATGAGCATGTAA
- a CDS encoding class I SAM-dependent methyltransferase: MGSIIDYYTAFDEWGRLDREPLEFQINWHYIQKYLPSSGHILDNGAGPGKYAMRLAQAGHTVTLTDLVPRLVEVAKEKAVELSVAEQFADFHVADARDLSHFSDEVFDASLALGPMYHLQEKEDRNKAIKELYRVTKKDGFVFVAFMPRVRHVLNSLRSPLRWKPNHEAENLEKFSETGIFNHADEGRFTGAYYFNVEEIAPFMEQHGFETVQLIGSSNLGGLMTEEEMAYWQERGEAQHMMNVFIEAAKDPALLGVSTHLLYIGRRIGWSS; the protein is encoded by the coding sequence ATGGGATCAATTATTGATTATTACACAGCGTTTGATGAATGGGGAAGGCTAGACCGTGAACCGCTTGAGTTTCAAATCAACTGGCATTACATACAAAAATATCTTCCAAGCAGTGGTCACATTTTAGATAACGGAGCCGGGCCAGGAAAATATGCAATGCGCCTCGCACAGGCAGGGCATACGGTGACGCTCACCGATCTTGTTCCACGCCTTGTAGAGGTTGCAAAAGAGAAAGCAGTGGAGCTTTCAGTGGCTGAGCAATTTGCAGATTTCCACGTAGCCGATGCGCGTGACTTGTCTCACTTTTCAGATGAAGTCTTTGATGCTTCTCTTGCACTTGGACCGATGTATCATTTGCAGGAGAAGGAAGATCGCAACAAAGCGATAAAGGAATTATATCGCGTAACGAAGAAAGATGGTTTCGTGTTTGTTGCCTTCATGCCACGAGTTCGCCACGTATTAAATTCGCTTCGTTCACCGCTACGCTGGAAGCCAAATCATGAAGCGGAGAACTTAGAGAAGTTCTCAGAAACAGGCATATTTAATCACGCTGATGAAGGTCGTTTTACAGGAGCGTATTATTTCAACGTAGAAGAAATCGCTCCATTTATGGAGCAGCATGGCTTTGAAACCGTACAGCTGATCGGATCATCTAATCTAGGGGGGTTAATGACGGAAGAAGAAATGGCGTATTGGCAAGAGCGAGGCGAGGCGCAGCATATGATGAATGTATTTATTGAAGCTGCAAAAGATCCCGCTCTTTTAGGCGTGTCAACGCATCTTTTATACATTGGACGAAGAATAGGATGGAGCAGTTAA
- a CDS encoding GNAT family N-acetyltransferase: MLQIEPVSLPTVSQAKELIYEGFLDYFPSIDESLNPDLHHILQTYEGAGSLFLIGKIGEELVCTGAFLRETADTARICRMSVAHRYRKNGYAKQMVHTLETQIKALKYKRIVIETTKEWTKPIRLYESLGYTIVDRDGEEVHFEKVL; encoded by the coding sequence ATGCTACAAATTGAACCTGTTTCTCTTCCTACTGTTAGCCAAGCTAAGGAGCTTATTTACGAGGGTTTCCTCGATTATTTTCCTTCGATTGATGAGTCCCTTAATCCAGATTTACACCATATCCTACAAACCTATGAAGGCGCGGGTTCGCTGTTTTTGATCGGGAAAATCGGTGAGGAACTAGTATGCACAGGTGCTTTTTTACGAGAAACAGCAGACACGGCACGGATTTGTCGTATGTCTGTTGCTCATCGCTATCGAAAAAATGGATACGCAAAGCAGATGGTTCATACGTTAGAAACACAAATTAAAGCACTGAAGTACAAGCGGATTGTGATTGAAACAACAAAAGAGTGGACAAAGCCTATTCGTTTATATGAATCGTTAGGCTATACGATCGTAGATAGAGATGGAGAAGAAGTTCATTTCGAAAAGGTGCTATAG
- the dnaN gene encoding DNA polymerase III subunit beta, translated as MDFTVKQATFKRVISEASKAVSAKGGTAVSSGIKITAQPDGLVVTGANLDMMIQLFVPTIERNIEKVHIRKTGEAVIPAKLLTELVRKLSHDIHITTSKTKITIRSGEVVTTLQGLDPSHYPTLPSFEKQDPIVIPSQHFVQMIRQTVFAVAKNSTRPLLTGVHLSVQGGKLRCVATNSHRLALKEQHVTYDQNISLVVPSASLQELVKLIQQEEQDLHLFFTTSHAIFQLGSLTVYSRLIEGRYPDVSGLFPTDMKTTLVVNTKSFLQGIDRASLFASEWKHNNIRLKLEDGRLNIASFESEMGQVQEKQEVEKIEGEREFHISLDGSFLLDALKVMEEEHIQIHYDGAMKPIVIEPLSSSSHRHLISPVRS; from the coding sequence ATGGATTTTACCGTTAAGCAAGCAACGTTTAAACGAGTTATTTCAGAGGCAAGCAAAGCTGTTTCAGCAAAAGGAGGAACAGCCGTCTCGTCAGGAATTAAAATTACCGCTCAGCCGGATGGATTAGTAGTGACGGGAGCGAATTTGGATATGATGATTCAGCTATTTGTCCCGACCATTGAGAGAAATATAGAAAAGGTACATATTAGAAAAACAGGTGAGGCGGTCATTCCTGCCAAATTACTTACTGAACTTGTGCGAAAACTGTCTCATGACATTCACATTACGACGAGTAAGACAAAAATTACGATTCGATCTGGGGAAGTAGTTACTACGCTACAGGGGCTTGATCCATCTCACTATCCAACACTGCCCTCCTTTGAAAAGCAGGATCCCATCGTTATACCTAGTCAGCATTTTGTACAAATGATTAGGCAGACGGTTTTTGCGGTGGCGAAAAACAGTACGAGACCGTTATTGACAGGTGTTCATCTGTCAGTTCAAGGGGGAAAGCTGAGATGTGTGGCAACCAATTCTCATCGATTAGCGCTAAAAGAACAGCACGTTACGTATGATCAAAATATTTCGCTCGTTGTTCCAAGCGCGAGTTTGCAAGAATTGGTGAAATTAATTCAGCAAGAAGAGCAGGACCTTCACCTTTTTTTCACGACCAGTCACGCGATCTTTCAATTAGGATCGTTAACGGTATATTCTCGTCTAATTGAAGGTCGATATCCTGATGTGAGCGGCTTGTTTCCAACGGATATGAAGACTACTCTTGTTGTTAATACAAAATCATTTTTACAAGGAATTGACCGAGCCTCTTTATTTGCAAGTGAATGGAAGCACAACAACATTCGGCTTAAACTAGAGGATGGGCGCCTGAACATTGCTTCATTTGAATCAGAAATGGGGCAAGTACAGGAAAAGCAGGAAGTAGAAAAGATAGAGGGTGAAAGGGAGTTTCATATTTCGCTAGACGGTTCGTTTCTGCTTGATGCGCTAAAGGTAATGGAGGAGGAGCATATTCAAATTCATTACGACGGTGCGATGAAGCCCATTGTGATTGAACCTCTTTCATCATCTTCACATCGCCATTTGATCTCACCTGTTCGCTCATAG
- a CDS encoding class I SAM-dependent DNA methyltransferase: MKDRGSRFYDHNDTFSQYTSLRERPENANDTLEKPVMMDLLGDVGDKAVLDLGCGDARFGVDLLQRGCSFYHGIDGSKNMIDLAQQQIEHESITLERVDLEEWNPPVAQYDLVVSRLVFHYLEDLKTIFDRIHTALKPGGTIIFSVEHPVITSTLQPAGLRTSWVVDNYFSMGYRTQQWLGGSVEKYHRTLEEYFQLLQESGFTVESLKESSPRREFFLSDETFERRKRIPLFLFLKATKKDVESNC; the protein is encoded by the coding sequence ATGAAAGATCGCGGCTCTAGATTTTACGATCACAACGACACGTTTTCACAGTATACTAGTCTTCGAGAACGACCAGAGAATGCAAACGATACGCTCGAAAAGCCGGTTATGATGGATTTGCTTGGTGATGTGGGGGATAAAGCCGTTCTAGATCTCGGATGCGGAGATGCACGATTTGGAGTTGATTTGTTACAAAGAGGCTGTTCCTTCTATCACGGCATTGACGGCTCCAAAAATATGATTGATCTCGCTCAGCAACAGATTGAGCATGAATCAATTACGCTCGAACGTGTAGATCTTGAGGAATGGAATCCTCCTGTAGCACAGTATGATCTTGTCGTTTCACGTCTTGTGTTTCACTACCTCGAAGATTTAAAAACAATCTTTGACCGCATACATACTGCATTGAAACCTGGGGGGACAATCATTTTCTCGGTGGAGCACCCCGTTATTACATCCACTCTTCAGCCTGCTGGACTACGGACAAGCTGGGTCGTTGATAATTATTTTTCAATGGGTTATCGAACACAGCAATGGCTCGGTGGAAGTGTTGAAAAGTATCACCGTACGCTCGAGGAATACTTTCAGCTTTTACAAGAAAGTGGCTTTACCGTAGAAAGTTTAAAGGAGTCCTCTCCTCGTCGTGAGTTCTTCTTGAGCGACGAAACGTTTGAACGACGAAAACGAATTCCGCTCTTTTTATTTTTAAAAGCTACGAAAAAAGACGTGGAGAGTAATTGTTGA
- a CDS encoding GNAT family N-acetyltransferase gives MITLSETIENVDVNQLQCVYQSVGWNRHTPDAIQTIFAASNVICLAFHQEKVVGIGRAISDGVFNAAIYDVVVHNDFQGQRIGQSIMENLLGRLKDVSCVHLISTTGNEAFYSRFGLKQTKTGMARYQNPSLANEYLVP, from the coding sequence ATGATTACATTATCTGAAACGATCGAGAACGTTGATGTTAACCAGTTGCAGTGCGTCTATCAATCTGTTGGATGGAACCGTCATACTCCAGATGCGATCCAAACGATTTTTGCCGCAAGCAACGTCATTTGCCTGGCCTTCCACCAAGAGAAAGTGGTCGGAATCGGACGTGCCATTTCAGACGGAGTTTTTAATGCAGCGATTTATGACGTGGTTGTGCATAATGATTTCCAAGGACAGCGAATTGGACAATCTATCATGGAAAATCTTTTAGGACGGTTAAAAGACGTCTCTTGCGTTCACTTAATTTCCACTACCGGAAACGAAGCGTTTTACAGTCGATTTGGGTTAAAACAGACAAAAACAGGTATGGCACGCTACCAAAATCCAAGTCTTGCAAATGAGTATCTTGTACCTTAA
- a CDS encoding globin-coupled sensor protein, whose amino-acid sequence MFSKKKGNEHEGKNEKQIQVNGEIHLPKTHVLWKQIHMVNLTVQDLGYLQKAKPFIKENITWIVDEFYRHLNAEKSLTTIIEKNSNINRLKKTLTDHVGEMFDGVINEQFIQRRMRIAQVHVHIGLLPKWYMCAFQNLLLSIMKIYHDHFHDTTEYGNYLAATTKILSLEQQIVLEAYENERERIRLEAERQKQQILLQVDRTSEMLADVTVETSAAIQQLLSQSVQIIDFSRQASSMATIVESQSKNGMHQLENQKREVENVQAFMKSIQKEMAQLENIATDISAIVGLVTSIADQTNLLALNAAIEAARAGEAGKGFSVVASEVRKLAEQTKKSAGDVSSLIEATNEQIQDVATYMSDINESVIKTAENVNQIRTFFGEIVETMKDSKEQNLLVEEQMNEFKQAIQQISHSMEKVADTAKELVSLSFIQKEK is encoded by the coding sequence ATGTTTTCTAAAAAGAAGGGAAATGAACATGAAGGCAAGAATGAAAAACAAATACAAGTAAACGGAGAGATTCATCTTCCGAAAACGCATGTGCTATGGAAGCAAATTCATATGGTGAACTTGACCGTTCAAGATTTGGGTTATTTACAGAAAGCCAAACCGTTTATAAAGGAAAATATCACATGGATTGTCGACGAATTTTACCGACACTTAAACGCTGAAAAAAGCTTAACGACTATTATTGAAAAGAATAGCAACATCAATCGCTTAAAGAAAACGCTAACTGATCATGTAGGAGAGATGTTCGACGGTGTTATTAACGAGCAATTTATTCAGCGCCGAATGCGAATTGCGCAGGTTCATGTGCACATCGGTCTTCTACCTAAATGGTACATGTGTGCCTTTCAAAATTTACTTCTATCTATCATGAAAATCTATCATGATCATTTTCATGATACAACGGAATACGGAAATTATTTAGCAGCGACGACTAAAATATTGAGTCTAGAGCAACAAATTGTGCTTGAAGCATATGAGAATGAGCGAGAACGCATTCGTCTAGAAGCGGAGAGACAAAAGCAGCAAATTCTTCTACAGGTAGATCGCACGTCAGAGATGCTAGCGGATGTGACGGTAGAAACGAGTGCGGCTATTCAACAACTATTGTCGCAATCTGTGCAAATTATTGATTTTTCCAGACAGGCAAGTTCAATGGCGACGATTGTAGAGTCGCAATCAAAAAATGGAATGCATCAGCTCGAAAATCAAAAGAGAGAAGTGGAGAACGTTCAGGCATTCATGAAAAGTATCCAAAAAGAAATGGCGCAACTTGAAAATATTGCAACAGACATTAGTGCAATTGTTGGCCTTGTAACGTCTATAGCGGATCAGACGAATTTACTTGCCCTTAATGCTGCGATTGAAGCGGCCCGTGCAGGAGAGGCTGGAAAAGGATTCTCCGTTGTGGCTAGTGAGGTACGAAAGCTTGCAGAACAGACAAAAAAATCAGCAGGTGATGTGTCATCGCTCATCGAAGCCACTAATGAACAGATTCAAGATGTTGCAACATACATGAGTGATATTAACGAATCAGTGATCAAAACAGCTGAAAACGTGAATCAAATTCGAACCTTCTTTGGTGAGATTGTCGAGACCATGAAGGACAGCAAAGAGCAAAACTTATTAGTGGAAGAGCAAATGAACGAATTTAAGCAAGCGATTCAGCAAATTAGTCATTCGATGGAGAAAGTAGCAGATACCGCAAAAGAACTAGTGTCGTTATCGTTTATTCAAAAAGAAAAGTAA
- a CDS encoding ChaB family protein translates to MSYTSLKDLPKSVTDHLPHHAQEIYKKAFNSATKEYDEDETAHQVAWSAVEQTYYKNEDGKWVEK, encoded by the coding sequence ATGTCTTATACATCTTTAAAGGATTTACCGAAGAGCGTTACCGATCACCTTCCACATCATGCACAGGAAATTTACAAAAAAGCATTTAACTCTGCGACGAAGGAGTATGATGAGGACGAAACTGCACATCAAGTTGCGTGGAGTGCTGTCGAGCAAACGTATTATAAAAACGAAGATGGTAAATGGGTAGAAAAATAA